Proteins encoded by one window of Deinococcus radiodurans R1 = ATCC 13939 = DSM 20539:
- a CDS encoding 3-keto-5-aminohexanoate cleavage protein: MPSLQVCLNGARSQAEHPAVPHTPAELTRDVAQLFAAGARAFHLHVYRGGQQTLAPEAVADTLHAIRAVCPDAELAISTAEGIAATPAERARLVAGWTAWPDTLCVNLSETGIDDVLALAEARGVALEAGLWTPADVQKFRTLQHLSWRRVLLEPLSGDPDTAHAELTILLGALNDFRPDLPRLAHGIDDATWPLLRRAAALGFESRIGFEDVLTLPDQSTPAGNLDLYQAGRRLMRAGEAEASRLAHHRT; the protein is encoded by the coding sequence GTGCCTTCTTTGCAAGTCTGCCTCAACGGGGCGCGCAGCCAGGCCGAGCACCCGGCGGTGCCCCACACCCCCGCCGAACTCACCCGCGACGTGGCGCAACTGTTCGCGGCGGGGGCGCGGGCCTTTCACCTGCACGTCTACCGGGGCGGCCAGCAGACCCTGGCGCCGGAAGCGGTGGCCGACACGCTGCACGCCATTCGTGCGGTCTGTCCCGACGCGGAACTCGCCATCAGCACCGCCGAGGGCATAGCCGCCACGCCTGCCGAACGTGCCCGACTGGTTGCCGGATGGACAGCGTGGCCCGACACCCTCTGCGTCAACCTGTCCGAAACCGGCATAGACGACGTGCTGGCGCTGGCGGAGGCACGGGGCGTCGCCCTGGAAGCGGGGCTGTGGACGCCCGCTGACGTGCAGAAGTTCCGCACGCTCCAGCACCTGAGCTGGCGGCGCGTCCTGCTGGAACCGCTCTCTGGCGACCCCGACACGGCCCACGCCGAATTGACTATCCTGCTAGGCGCCCTGAATGACTTCCGCCCCGACCTGCCCCGGCTGGCGCATGGAATCGACGACGCGACCTGGCCGCTTCTGCGCCGCGCCGCCGCTCTGGGCTTTGAGAGCCGCATCGGTTTCGAGGACGTGCTGACCCTGCCGGACCAGTCCACACCCGCCGGAAATCTGGACCTGTACCAGGCCGGACGGCGTTTGATGAGAGCAGGAGAAGCAGAGGCATCCCGACTGGCCCACCACCGAACTTGA
- a CDS encoding DinB family protein, with amino-acid sequence MSDKLLLSPAELLAHWQGHRDLTRRVIEAFPEEGFAAHHAPDMRPFQAMACELAGMVEYQLDWFRRGQPTWDENDQKKELPGRAELLAWWDKLTAELGAEVPQVSTEMWATPATTPFGKMSPLMSVMYLIDNEVHHRGQGYVYLRELGVTPPAFYERRNLPPLG; translated from the coding sequence ATGAGCGACAAACTGCTGCTGTCTCCCGCCGAACTGCTCGCCCACTGGCAGGGCCACCGCGACCTGACCCGCCGGGTCATCGAGGCTTTCCCGGAGGAGGGCTTTGCCGCCCACCACGCCCCCGACATGCGCCCCTTTCAGGCGATGGCCTGCGAACTGGCGGGCATGGTGGAGTACCAGCTCGACTGGTTCCGGCGGGGTCAGCCGACCTGGGACGAGAACGACCAGAAAAAGGAGCTGCCGGGCCGCGCCGAGCTGCTCGCGTGGTGGGACAAGTTGACTGCCGAGCTGGGCGCCGAAGTGCCGCAGGTAAGCACTGAGATGTGGGCGACCCCGGCCACCACCCCCTTCGGGAAGATGTCGCCGCTGATGAGCGTGATGTATTTGATTGACAACGAGGTCCACCACCGGGGCCAGGGCTACGTGTACCTGCGCGAACTCGGCGTGACCCCGCCCGCCTTCTACGAACGCCGCAACCTGCCGCCGCTGGGGTAA
- a CDS encoding DsrE family protein has translation MSDLKLVLHVSEADRWHAVLSNLVNLTALEDRPEVRVVVNGSAVYVLQGEHDQLAQMAKAAAAGVTFQICNNSLRAHDIPAANLPNWAQTVPAGVLALAEAQRGGFAYIKP, from the coding sequence ATGTCCGACCTGAAACTGGTGCTGCATGTCTCCGAAGCCGACCGCTGGCACGCCGTGCTGAGCAACCTCGTCAACCTGACCGCGTTGGAGGACCGGCCCGAGGTGCGCGTGGTGGTCAACGGCTCGGCGGTGTACGTGCTGCAAGGCGAACACGACCAGCTCGCGCAGATGGCGAAAGCGGCAGCGGCGGGCGTGACCTTTCAGATTTGCAATAACTCGCTCAGGGCGCACGACATCCCGGCGGCCAACCTGCCGAACTGGGCGCAGACGGTCCCGGCGGGCGTGCTGGCGCTGGCGGAGGCGCAGCGGGGCGGCTTTGCGTACATCAAGCCGTGA
- a CDS encoding helix-turn-helix transcriptional regulator, giving the protein MTYDPSLRVLTVLELLQAREEVTGAELARRLEVSPRTVQRYVARLQDLGIPVEGRRGVGGAYRLKPGFRLPPLMFTGEEALALALGLRALQHLGLSDLLPAAEVAGAKLSRTLPPELRDTVAALEQVAQLSVSPWVTSTDARLLTTLFQAAREGQRAELTYRSGAAQHTEREVEVYRVVHVDGRWYAVGHCRLRGALRCFRLDRIETCRLREETFTPPADFDALAFLQQELPAAHPYEISVWLAAPPEHLRGAVSVWHTDLRAEEDGTRMTCQRENLHSFAAFLLGVGVDFRVDSPPELREVLRTLAGRCQQAGEG; this is encoded by the coding sequence GTGACCTACGACCCCTCGCTGCGGGTGCTGACCGTGCTGGAGCTGCTTCAGGCGCGCGAGGAAGTCACGGGCGCCGAGCTCGCGCGGCGGCTGGAGGTCAGCCCGCGCACCGTGCAGCGCTACGTGGCCCGCTTGCAGGACCTGGGGATTCCGGTGGAGGGCCGCCGGGGAGTGGGCGGCGCGTACCGCCTGAAACCCGGCTTTCGCCTGCCGCCGCTGATGTTTACCGGCGAGGAGGCACTTGCGCTCGCGCTGGGGCTGCGTGCGCTGCAACACCTCGGCCTGAGCGACCTGCTGCCCGCCGCCGAGGTGGCCGGCGCCAAGCTCTCGCGCACGCTGCCGCCGGAACTGCGCGACACAGTGGCGGCGCTGGAGCAGGTCGCGCAGCTCAGCGTCTCGCCCTGGGTGACGAGCACCGACGCCCGGCTGCTGACCACGCTGTTTCAGGCAGCGCGTGAGGGGCAGCGGGCCGAGCTGACCTACCGCTCCGGCGCGGCGCAGCACACCGAGCGCGAGGTGGAGGTCTACCGCGTGGTGCACGTGGACGGACGCTGGTACGCGGTGGGCCACTGCCGACTGCGCGGGGCGCTGCGCTGTTTCCGGCTCGACCGCATCGAAACGTGTCGGCTGCGCGAAGAAACGTTCACGCCGCCCGCCGACTTCGACGCGCTCGCCTTTTTGCAGCAGGAACTGCCCGCCGCCCATCCTTACGAAATCAGCGTGTGGCTCGCGGCGCCGCCTGAGCACCTGCGCGGCGCGGTGTCCGTCTGGCACACCGACCTTCGTGCCGAGGAGGACGGCACCCGCATGACCTGTCAGCGTGAGAACCTGCACAGCTTCGCCGCCTTTTTGCTCGGCGTGGGCGTGGACTTCCGGGTGGACTCGCCGCCCGAACTGCGCGAGGTGCTGCGGACCCTGGCCGGGCGCTGCCAGCAGGCGGGGGAGGGGTGA